One Stratiformator vulcanicus genomic window, GCAATATCTCGTTCGACGTCGACCGACTCGCTGACGATCACGTTGTAAAGCCGATTCGGGAAGCGAACGGGGCTCGACTCAGGCCCTTTTAAGTTTGGCCGTTCCTTAAATCGAGGCCACTCCAAAGAGACGCCGAACATGATGTTGGTGCCGAAGGCGTCATCGTGCGTGACTTCGCACAATGTCGTCGCCCCGCCCCAGACACCCGCCTCGACACCGGCTTTGACACCGTGAATCGCTGAAGTTTGATCGCTGAAGAAATGATAACTCCCGCCACGAATCTTTAAGAACGTATCGGCATCAGTCTCACCGTAGACTCGAACGGCAATGTCGGTATCGAACCCGGTCATTGCCGCGCCGCTGGTGGTTGTGCGATCGAACAACAAATTCGTCCCGCGGAATCGAAATCCACTATGAACGATTTCGGTGCTGTCAGGAGTGACGATCGGGACATAAAGGTTAGAATTGGCCGTCCATCGACCCACCGCTCCGTCGATGCCGAGTCCGATCTGATGATACAGGTCGCCGGTCGATTGATCGCCGTCGTACCAAAGCGATCCCCCATACCAGGCGTCCGCGGACGGGACGATTCGGCGATATCCCACGCCGACGTTACCGCCGAAACGTGTTTCATTCGTAATAAATCCGCGGACATCGACGTACGACATCGCATTGCCGGCGATGGCGTACGGCATCACTTCGATCGTTGAAATCGATTGATCGCGACCGAAGGTTTCGAACGCGAGATGACGCCCCCGCGCGAGGACGCCCGCCGCCTCGGAACTGTTTGCGGATGATTTTTTCGTGCGACGTGCACGGGACTTCGGCGATTTCTTGCGTTTCGGTTTCTTTTTACTGTCGTTCTTTGAAATCCGCTTTTGCTTAGACTCTTCTTGTGAGGTCGCATCGTCGGCCGCGCTCCGGCTTTCGCTTGAATCGTCCGATTTTCCTTCGGCGGCATAGCCCAATGGCGAATCGAACAGCGATCCGAATACGACGACAACCATTCCGATCGCAAGCGTTTTGACGAAGGCCCGGCGAACGATACTTGATCGCTCGGCGACTTCGATTTCAGACGTCAATGAGCCGATGAGATTCACGCAAACGCTCGGTCTAGTGAAGAAGAATTGCCCGTCGGCTCGCGCCCGGGCATCGCCGCGTTTATTTACGCGGCCTTCTTGCTGGTGTGGAAACTGCCGTCTTCAGCAACGTCTTCGAAGTGAACGCTCATTCGTTTGCTGACTCCCGCCTCTTCCATCGTGACGCCGTACAGCACATCCGCCTCGCACATGCTCGGCTTGCGGTGCGTAATCATGATGAACTGCGTGTCCTTCTTGAATTCTTTTAAGACCCGCACGAATCGCGTGATATTCGCTTCATCGAGCGCGGCGTCGACTTCGTCCAGAATGCAGAACGGACTCGGCTTGCTCTTAAAGATGGCGAGAAGTAATGCCACACAGGTCATTGTTTTCTCACCGCCGGAAAGCAACGAGAGGCTTCTTAATTCTTTACCGGGCGGACGGGCAACGATCTCGATCCCGCATTCAAGCATGTCAGTGACGTCTTCGAGTACGATGTCGCCTTCGCCGCCCCCGAAGAGTTGGCGAAACAAGACTTGAAAGTGACCGCGAATCGAGTCAAACGTTTCTGAAAAGAGCCGTTTCGTTTCTTTGTTAATTCTGCGGATGACATCCTCCAGCGCACGCTTCGCCTCCGTGAGGTCCTGCAATTGCGCGCTGAGGCGGTCATAGCGTTCCTGTAATTCGTCGAGATCGGCGAGACTGTCGGCGTTGACCGAACCCAATGTCTTTAATTTGCGACGCAACCGCTGCACGCGTGCATCAAGTTCTTCACGAACTTCTTCCAGCGTCAGCGAATCGCCGTCATCAATCGCTTCTTCGGCTTCGGACGCGTTCGCCTCGCTTGTTTCGTCGACTTCGGAATCGGGTGATTCAATCGTGTCCAACTCCGACGACTCATCGAGTTCGCTCGCGTGATCGGGTTCGGGCTGACGTTCTTTCAGCAGCAGCTTGACGGCCGACTCATCACTCTCGGCAAGTTCTTCCAATTCCACGCCATACTCTTCGCGGATGCGCTCGCCCATCGTCGAGAGCGACTGTTCGATCTCACGGACCTTTAGTTCTGTCTCGTGAATGCGATCTCCCTGCTCCCGTCGTTCGGCTCTTAATTTTGATTCATCTTTTGCAATCTCAGCGCGACGGGCTTTCAAGCGATCTCGCGCGACGAACTGCTCGCGGACCGACGCATCAAGCTGCTCGCGCTTGGCGAGCGCATCGGACTTCTTCGTGCCCGCATTTAATATTGCGAGTTGTAATTGACTGATTCTTGAAGTCGCCTCGACGAGACGTTCCTCACCCGAGTTAAGTCGATCACGCTGCGCGGCGACATCCCGGTCTACACGTTGGACACCCTCATTGAGTGATGCAAGCCGTTCTTCAGCTTTCGCCAGCGTGAGCAATTCTCCTTTTTGTTGCTCGCGCAGTCGCTCGACCTCATCCGTTTTCTGCGCGATTTGTGCATCAGAAGATCGGTGCAGTTCGAGCGCAGCGGCCAGTTGCGCGCGACATTGTTCGATCGAGCTTTCGGCACGCGATATGGTGGCGGACGCTTGGTTGCGATTCTGGGCGAGGCGTTCGAGTTCGGTCTCGGCTTCGACAGCCGCCGCTTCGACTTCCGTTCTCTTCCGGTCCGATTCAACCGCACTGCGTTTCGCTTCTGCCAGCTGTGTTTCAAACGTGCGCAACTCGATTTCAACTTCTGAAGCGTGTCGATCGGCCTGTCGAAGGGCGTCGGATTGACGGGTCAATTCAGCCTCGGTTCGCCGCAGTTCACGATCATACTGGGCGATTTTGCGGCGTAGTTCGAGCAATTCGGCCCGACGGGAAACGATCGCGACTTCGCCGCGGAGCGTACCCACAATTAAAGAACCGTCGCTCTCGAGCAATTCGCCTTGCAGGGTGACGAATCGCATGCCCCGGCCGTAGCCGGCAGAGAGCGCGAAGGCCGAGTTGAGCGATTCGACGACCCACGTATCGCCGAGCAATCGCTCGGCAAGTCCCTCGAATCGTGGCGTGACCCTAATGAGCGTATCGGCTCGACGAACAACGCCGGGCAAGCCGGCAAGGTCACCGTCTCGTCCGGGAGGGGAGGATGCCCCCGCGGTTCCGACCGGATGCGCTTCGATATAACGGGCTCCCGATAAGCCGGAGTCGTCGTACGCTGAAGGCTGCTGCGAAAGAAAGCCGACGCGTCCTGCGATGCGACTGGAGCGACGGTGCAGATATTCGGCGAGATCGGAAAACCCATCGATCACAATTAATTGAGCCCGACTGCCGAGAGCGACTTCCGCCAGTGGGGCGTCATCGAGTCCGACATCGATTAATTCGGCGACGGTTCCGTGAATACGATTCCAAGGCGCATCGTCAATCGAGCGGGCGCGGTTCAATATTTCCCGCACGCCGATTCCAAGGCCCTCGCCTCGCTGTTCGAAGTCCTCTAAAACGTTGAGCCGCGCTGCCGCGGCGCCGCGTCGTTCGCGAAGCTCGGCGATTTCGTTTTTCAGTCTGCTTCGCCGCTCCGCCACACTCGCCTTGGCGTCGATCGCCTCTTCGATGGCCGCTTTGGCGGCTTCGCAGCGGAGTTCGCATTCGGCGACGTCGGCGCTGAACGTTTTCGCCTCGTTCTTGGCGTGTTCGAGTTGCTCCAGCATCGGGGCAAGCCGCTGTTCGGCTTGGCTGATCGCCAGATCAAGGTCATCACGGCGTTGGGCTGACGTGCGGAGATCGGCTTCGTCCTGCGCAATTTGTTCGCCCAGTTGTGTGCGGCGCGCCTGCGTTTCGTGGAGCGTCTCGCGGAGTTCCGCCAGCTCGCTATCAAGGTTGAAGAGGCTTGCTTCCTGAGCCTGAGTCCGGCTGCGAAGCGTCTCGAATTGCTCGCGGGCATTCTCGAGTACTTCGCGATTGTGTGCCCGTTCCGTCTCGGCTTCACGCAGCGAGTCGGACGACGTGACGACGCGGCCGCGAGCGCGGATCAGATCCTGCTCGGCATCGGCAGCCCGTTCGGTCAATTGCGCAACGGTTGTCGCGGCTTCGGCGAACTGAGTTTCGAACACCGAACGCTGACGCTCGACGCCCCGGAGGTCATCATCGGCTGCGGCGAGTTCTTCTTCGAGCGCGGTGAGGCGATCTTCGAGTTCCTGCTGCCGCTGCTGAACTTCACTTTGCCGGGCCCGATCAACCGCCAGCTTCTCGCGAAGTTCTGCGACGCGGCGTGTTCCGTCGCGATATTCGTCCGCTGCAAAGCCGTGCCACCAGTGACGCAACTCTTCGGAAATCTCGCGAAACTTTGCCGCTTTCGCTGCTTGGGTTCTTGTCGCATGAAGCTGTGCTTCGACTTCATCGACGATGTCGGTCAGGCGGGCGAGATTTTGTTCGACCCGCTCCAATTTGCGTTCCGCGTCGATGCGTTTGAGCTTGTAGCGTCCGACGCCCGCGGCTTCTTCGAACACGGCCCGCCGACCGACGGCGTTGGCCTGCAGCAATTGATCGACGCGCCCCTGCTCGATGATCGCGTAAGCGCTTGCGCCCGCGCCTGTCCCGGAAAATATCTCGCGAACATCTTTGAGCCGGGCCACTTGCCCGTCGACCAGATATTCCGAATCACCGTTCCGCCACAGGCGCCGACCGATCGCAACCTGTTTGCCCATATCGGGCAAAAAGCCGGACGCGTTGTCGAACGTGAGAACCGCTTCGCACAGATTGGCCGGTTTGCGTCCGCCGGAGCCATTAAAAATGACATCCGTCATATCTTTGCCGCGGAGGCTCTTCGGGCTTTGGTCGCCCAAAATCCATTTGAGCGCGTCGACGACGTTGCTCTTACCGCTTCCATTCGGTCCGACGACGGCCGTCAGGCCCGGGGCGAACCGGAAGACGGTCCGATCGGCGAAGCTTTTGAAGCCGTGTAGGTCGAGAGTTTCGAGCATGGAAGACGCGCTCGCGTCGAGGCGGGTATCGGCAGCGGGAAGACTTTAAACAGGTCGAACGCGGAACGAGCTATTCCGATTCATCCTGTGGTGGCAACTCGGGTTCGGACTGTGTCGGAACACCACCGCCACCCAGACCCGGTATGCGGGGCAACGAGGGCAATGAGAAGCTGGGCAGCCGAAAACTCGACGACTGCGATGGGGCATCCGGGTAGTCGCCGCTCGACTCGCCTTCGTCATCGGTTTCAGGAATGTCGGAAGCCTTCGACGTGTTCGAATTACCGGAGACGTATTCGTCGAGCACTTCCGCAACGCGGTCGTTCGCTTCGGGAGAACTCGACTCCGCTTCATCGTCGGCCGCGTCAATGTCGTCGGGTCGGTCGTCAACACGATCGTCGTTGCGGTCGTCATCGGCGTCCGGCTTCCCGTCACGCGTTTCGCCGAGGTCGAGGAACATCTCTTCGGCCGCGTCATCGATTTCGTCGGTCTGCTCCGATGCTTCGCCATCGACCGGGAACAGGTTCGGCGATGTTCCTTCGCTGCCGACCCGCGTTTGCCGCGGGCCGCCAATGAACTCGCCGCCGCCGGAGCGATAGTAAAGCCGTCCGGCTTTCGGCAGTTCGTCGACGGCGATCGCACCGGGAAGGTTGCCCTGTCGATCGGCCTGCGCGAGCAGCGCGGCGATATCCGGATAGGACGCACCTAAGCTGTCGCACGCCCGGATGATGTCGGCAACATTTGCCGAAACAATTTCTTTCTGGTCGGGCCGACCGACTTGGAATCGGCTGACCGAAACCTGGCTGCTGCCCGGAGGCGCGGACACGATGATGTGGTTGCCGGCACGCAAAGCCAGCGGCAGTTTCATTTGCTGATCTGCCCCGAACAGCACGACTTCCGCCCGCGTTCGATGCGTGAGGTGAATCAGCGAAGGCCCGTCGACAGGCAATACGTGCAAGCGGTACGACGGCTCCTCACCCAAATCCGGCTTGCGACCGCCGAACATCGGCTCCCCTCGCACGAGGGGATCGTCCGCATTGATTGCGGTGAGTGCTCGGAACGCCCCGTATCGGGTCTCCGCGCTCGACTCGGACAGCAGATCGCGAAGAAGCATGCTCGCTTCCGCTTCCTTACTGACGGACAGAGCGGTCAGAGCAAAAATTCGGAAGGCCGGTTCACTCCGAGCCGCCTCGGCCAAAGTTTTGAGCCCCTCGGAATTTTCGAGGTAGACCAATGCGCTGGCCGCGTAAAACCGAACTTCGAGGCTTTCGTGATCGAGAGCATCGAGCAGAATCGGAATGGCTTCCTCGCCGATCGCTTCGAGCTGCAGCGATGCTTCGGCGCTGGTCTCGGAGACTTGCATCATTTCGTCAAGTTTTCTGAGACGGACACGCCGAGCGATCGTTGATTCCTTGAACGCGATGGCGCGAATGACCTGCAGGAAGCGGGCATAGTTGCGCTCATAAAGCGGGTGCAGCGCCACTTGGACTCGTTGATCAGTTTTTGCTTCGGCCAATGGTTTCTTCAGGCCGTGCTCATCGGGCGCGTGAAAGCGTTTTCCGATCCGGTGCGCCACTCGCTGAGAATTACGAAACGTGCGATATTCGTTTCGAAGGAAGACCGAAAGCGCTCGGTCGATCTTTGACGTACCGCCCCCGACGATTCGGCCGCGACGCAGAACGCCCGCCAGATCAATATCGTCGCCGCCGACACCGGTCGAAATGAGAACCGGCCCGGTGGCCAGTGCCATCTCGTGTCCCTTGCCGGTCCGGCCTTCCTGAGTTTTTTGTGCCTCGTACAAGTGCGAGACCAACAGTGTGCCGCCGGCGAGGCTTCTCGCCGAGCTATTGGGCGGTAGCCGAACTTCGATATCGAAGTTCTCTCCCTTGCGAATGAGCGGGGGCAGAAACCCACTGACCACGACAAGGGCCGTGTTCGGCGAACGGAGAATTCGGTTCGGTGATTCGATTTCGCGTCGTTTCATCTCGGTCATCAATGCCGTTCGAAGTCTCGACGGCGGCGGATCATCGCCCGTTCCGTCCAGATTGACGACCAGTCCGACACCGGCGACGAAGACCGGCGAGAGGCCCGCAATCGACGTGTATTCCCCGATCAGCGGCGTATCGGTCGCCGTGTCGACCTCACCGAGAATCTCCTCAGCGGAGACCGGTTCGGCAGCCGGCTTCATCCACGGTAGTTCCGACGGTTTCGGCGGTGTGGCCCATTCCAGAGCCGACAGGCCGATCGTCGTACATCCGGTGACAAGAACGAGCGGCAGCCCGATCGCAAACCGAATTGAGCTGCATAGTCGGAGAACGCGCATGATAGGTAGCTCCTCCACTGCGCCGGTGCCGAGTGCGAGAAGCGCACATCGAACGACGAAGCGGACGGACCGGAAAGGCCGCGTGACAGTCGAAAGGAAATTAGGGAGTCTTCGGAGAGAGGAGCCGAAAAGTAGTTCGCGCCCGCAGGACCGGTCAAGGTGAGACAGCCGGTTCAGATTCGACAAAGAAATAAATACAATCGGGCCGGAAAGCGGTCGTCGGTAAGCCGCGCGTGTTCTCGATGTGCTTCGAAAAGATAGCGGATCGACCGAGTTGCCAAATCCGCTTACTTCGTGCGCGGCTTGTCGCAAGGGCGTTGAATTCACTCGCCAAATTTCAGCCACGCTTTGCCGCCGCGGCCTCGTTCTTCCGACTTTTTCACGGCTTCCCTGATTTCGGTCATTGAAAACGACTGACCGACATCGCTTTGGATGATGCCCTCGCCGAGCAGCTTCGACACCTTGCGGATGACGCTGAGCCGTCCCCACAAGCTTTGCGATTCCATCCAGCGAGCCAACCAGAAACCCTCGACCTTCGACCCGTGAGTTAACAGGTCGCGTGCATTGACCGAAATGGGTTCGCCCGCGAGCGTTCCATAGGCAAGGAGCCTTCCGCCGTCACCCAACGCTTTGAGAAGGGCCGTTCCGGTCGCACCACCGACCGGGTCGATGGCGAACCGGACGGGCTTGCCATCGACCGCCGCCACGGCCTGTTCAGGGAACCCGTCGGGGTCGTCGTGAGCTCCGTCAAATACGATGACGGCATCGCCGCCGAGCTCGCGCAATTCTTCAGCCTGCTCGTCCCGTCGCACGACGTTGAGAGTTCGGAATCCATAGTGTTTGCCGAGCGCAATGATCATCCGCCCGAGCGATGACCCGGCCGCCGATTGGAGCAGCCATTCGCCCTGTGAAACGCCGAGGACCTGCCGCGACATGACATAGGCCGTTGCCGGATTGACGAAAAACATCGCCGCCTGAGCGAGTGGCAAATCTGTCGGGATCGGGACGGCCCGCTTAGCCGGGACCGTTGCATACTCGGCCCAGTTCCCGCCGGAGCCGTTTAAGACGGCGACTCGTTTTCCGGAGAGAAATTTCCCGTACAGTCCGGCATTGGACGACTCGACGATTCCGACACCTTCGTATCCGGGTGTGGCCGGAAGTTCGGGCTTTAACGCGTAGGTACCGCGAACGGTCATCAGGTCGGACGGATTGATCGGCGATGCCAGCATCCGGACCAGCACGGACCCCTCGCTCGGCTCCGGCGTCGGCACGTCGCGGACCTCAAGCACATCGGCCGGTTCCCCGAACCGATCAAAGCTCACAGCTTTCATCCCGCTCTCCCGATGCACTGTCGCATCTCTAATTCGCTCAACAATAGTCCGCCGCCCACTGCCGTCCGACCTTAACATGCTCATTCAAATTTCGCGAAAAGCCCTCGCTCTGAGAATAGAAGCTGCCATTGCACCAGAATCATATTCCACTTAGGTTTCCGCCCCCTTCTGGCTACTCCCCCAAATCACTTTCCGATTCTTCACCCGTTGACTGTGGTTGGTCCAAAGGATCGCCGCGAAGTCCTGAGGGTTTCCTGATGTCGAACATTCGCCGAGTTTTGATCCCCGCGTTGGGGCTATTCGCGCTGTTCTCGTTCGGCTTGCCCGGTCGAGCCACGGCGCAGGAATTTCGCATCGTCACGGTCGTTTATCGAGCCGGCGATGCCAATCCCGTGTCGCGGAGCCTCACGCTGTTTCGTGGGGGCAAGGTCTACGACTATGTCGGCTCTGCGGACGAAGTCGTCGTTTTCGAGTCGTCGCGAAACGAATTTCTGATCCTCAATGCCCGCCAAGGTCTTGTCACCACCGTCGAGCAGGAGCAGATTCGCCAGCGATTGGGCCACGTTCGCGACGAGACCGAACAATATGCCGCCGAGTTAATTCAGCAATCCCGGCCCGATGCGCGACGCCAGGTCGAGCTGCTGTCGTTTCAACTCGCCCCGAAATTCGACGAGCACTTCGATGATAAGAACGGCCGACTCCAGCTCATCGGCGACCGCGTCTCGTACACGTTTACGGGTCGTCAACTGGAGGATGCCCGGCTCACGCAGGCCTATCTCGGCTATGCCGATTGGGTCTCTCGGCTGAATTTCCTGCTGCACCCCACGCCGCTACTGCCGGACGTGCGGGTCGAAGCCAACAAGGCTCTCAGACGCTACGATCTTTTCCCGCTGCGTGTTGAACTGCAGGCCGATTTCGAAGAACCGCTGTCACTTTCGGCCGAGCACGCCTTGGAACACGGGCTCAAGAAGAGCGATCGCTCTATGATTCACCAGTGGGAGCTGTTGCTGAAGAGTCCGCGGGTCAAACATGTGACGTTTCGCGAATACCAGCGATTGACCCTCGGCGCCAGCGACCGTTCCTGACACCGATCAGTGGCTGCGGAAACGATTCGAACAAGCAGATTCGATCAAACAGGTTCGATCAAACAGGTTTGATCTATCGTCGACAGGGTGGCACTTCGTGACACTTCCGGCACAATGATCCGGCAAAGCGTATAACCGTCCGCCGCCGGAGGAGCTGTTGACTCCCTCTCCGCTGATCTATCTGTCTGCCGTCGTTGTCTTCGGGATCGCCGCGCAATGGCTCGCGTGGCGGTTGAAACTGCCGGCGATCTTGCTCCTGTTGGCTGTCGGATTCGCATTCGGCCAATGGTTGCCGGTCGACAAGTACATTGAACCGGAACTACTCTTTCCCGCCGTCTCGCTCGCTGTTGCGGTGATCTTGTTCGAAGGCGGATTGACGCTCCGGTTTCGCGAACTGCGGTCGACCGGCGGAAGCGTGTGGCGGCTCGTCACGATCGGATGCCTTATCACAGGCGTCCTCGGAGCGCTGGCCGCGCGGTTTTTGATCTTCGACGCATGGCCGATCGCCATTCTGGCCGGTGCTATTTTCACGGTCACCGGACCGACGGTTGTGATCCCTTTACTGCGAGCGATCCGCCCGAGCGGGCGCATTTCGAAGATCGCCAAGTGGGAAGGCATCGTCATCGACCCCATCGGCGCCATGCTCGCCGTGCTCGTATTCGAGGCCATCAAATCGGCGGGAGTCGGTGCCGCCGCCGCAACAGTTGCCTACGAGTTGGTGGAAGTTCTGGCGACCGGACTGATCGTGGGGGGAGGCGTGGCCTTTCTCCTAATCATCCTCTTTGAACAGAATTGGATTCCCGACTTTCTGGATGCGCCAGTCCTGCTCGCGTCGGTCCTCGGCGTTTTCGCTGCGAGCTACATGATCACCGGCCAGGCCGAGTCCGGGCTGGTCACGGTGACGGTCATGGGCATCGTGCTCGCCAACCAACGCCGCGTCGAAATCGAGCACCTGATCAAATTTAAGGAAAGCCTCGGCGTCCTACTGATCTCAGTCCTGTTCATACTGCTGTCCGGCCGGATCAGCCCGACCGATATCTCTCAGTTGGGGGCAAACGGATTCCTGTTTCTGGTCGTGCTCATCCTGCTCGTCCGGCCGCTTTCCGTATTTGCGGCAACGCTCGGGACGAAGATCAATTGGAAGGAGCGCACGTTTCTCGCGTGGTTGGCCCCTCGCGGGATCGTCGCCGCCGCAGTCGCAAGTGTTTTCGTTCTCGAACTCGAACACGTGCTCGACGATCCCGGCCAACTCGGCCTGTCCGCGGACTATGCCGAACTTCTCAAGAGCGACACCCAATTGCTCGTCCCACTGACATTCCTCGTGATCATCGCGACGGTGGCGACATACGGACTGACGGCGGGGGCATTGGCCCTGCGGCTCGGCCTCGCCGATCAGAATCCTCAAGGTCTGCTCATCGCCGGAGCCGGTCCCTTCGCGCGGGCAGCGGCCAGAGCTGTGCGTAAGGAGGGCTTTCAAGTGCTACTCGTCGATTCCAATCGCGAGAACATCCGAGCAGCCCGGATGGACGACCTACCCTGTCGGCATGGAAATATCTTATCGGAAACGTTGCAGGACGATCTCGATCTGTCCGGACTTGGGCGGTTTCTAGCATTGACGCCGAATGACGAAGTGAATTCGTTAGCCGTGATCGCAATGCGTAACGTGTTCGGACGCGCGGGCGTCTTTCAATTACCCGTGAATAAAGTGCGACTGACGCAAGAGGGCCGCGAGGATGCCGCCCCGGTCGAAGGCCGCAGGCTGTTCGACGACGGCTTAACGTTCTCGGAGCTGAACCGTCGCGTCGTTTCTGAAGAGGGCGTCATTAAGAAAACGATGCTGACCGAAGAGTTCGACTTTGCCGCGTTTCTGCGTCAGCACGGGGCCAGCGCTATCGTGCTCTTTATCCTGTTGGCGAAATCGAAATCTCTCTCCGTCAAAGTGGCCGGAGAGACTCAGCCGCCGCAGCAGGGGCAGAAAATTATCAGCTTGGTGTCGTCGACTCCGCCCGAAGAACAAGAGAATTTAGACGAGCCTCTTGAGTAGCGACCAAACATAGTGGGCCTCGGTAATCCTTTAGGGGACCGACACTTCCAGCCCGATAATGCGAAATCGGGCGGATACTCTCTTGAAAGTCGAACCGGCGCTTTTCCCAGCGTTTTCCGACTGATACCGCATTGATAGACACCGTCGTCACGCTCAAGCGCCTTGCATGGCTGACCGCAATGAGTAGGGTCTAACGTCTCAGAAGACGAACTCATTAATTTTTCGTCAGTCAAAAAGAATCGACGCCATGAAGCGTTACAGAATCAAATTTCCGCCGAGCGATGCGAATGAACTCGGGCAGGACCAGGCCTTCTTCTATTTGAATGAAGACCCGGCTTCTGAAGATTTTATTAAGCTTCGCTTTCACGATTACGCCGAGATTTACAATCGACCCGGGCTTTACGAGCAAATTTTCTACGACCGCCTGCGTTGCTCCTCCCCCAAAGTCGTCGGAGAGTTGCTGCGGCAAACCGTCGAGTGGAATGGCGAGCAATTCTCGGAGCGCCGCGTGCTCGACTTGGGAGCCGGTAACGGCATCATGGGTGAAACTCTTAAGGGCTATGGAGTCGCCCGATTGGTGGGCGCCGACATTATTCCCGAAGCTCGCAATGCCGCGTGGCGTGACCGACCGTTCGTGTACGACGACTACATCGTCGCCGACTTCACAAACCTCGACGACAAGAAGACCGAGGAAATCAATGAGTGGTCTTTCGACTGCCTGACCTGTGTCGCCGCCCTCGGCTTCGGCGACATTCCGACGAGAGCATTCCTGCAGGCACTCGACTTCGTCAAAGTCGGCGGTTGGGCCGCGTTCAATATCAAAGACACGTTTCTCGACAACAGCGACAAATCGGGCTTTTCGAGACTGATTCGCGAACTGATCTTCTCCGAGTATCTCGATATCCATCTGCTGCAGCGATACCGTCACCGCCTGTCGATGGACGGCTACCCGCTGTTCTACTACGCAATGATCGTCGGGAAGAGCGCTGATATCCCGAAAGACTTCCTGCGGACACACGAGATCGACGTTTAGTGTGCGAGAGCGCTAAATAAGCCCGCAGCGCATGCAAGGGACACCACGGAGAGGCTTCCACTCATCGCCAATCGTCCTACGCTACTTTGGTAATGAGCTGCCACCGCGTTTTCTGAATCGATATTGAGGTCGATGCCTGACAAAGCATGACAAAAACAAAGCCCCGCCGGGCGAGCCCGGCGGGGCTTATTCAATGGCTTTGATCGAGTGAGTTCGAGTCCTGATCGGCGACACAGTGTATTGGCTTCCCGACTTTTCTCTGTTGGCGATTGCTCGCCGCGAGAGAAATTTCAGGTCGCATGACCCTTCGGTTTTTGACCCCGAAGGGTGATCGTTCCTTAGAAAGGAGGTGATCCAGCCGCAGGTTCCCCTACGGCTACCTTGTTACGACTTAGTCCCAATCACGGAGGTCACCTTCGGCGCCTGCCCCCTAATGGTTGGCTCGGCGACTTCGGGTGCCCCCCGCTTTCGTGGCTTGACGGGCGGTGTGTACAAGGCTCAGGAACACATTCACCGCAGCAATGCTGATCTGCGATTACTAGCGATTCCAGCTTCATGCAGGCGAATTGCAGCCTGCAATCCGAACTGAGGGACGCTTTTTGGGGTTCGCTCCGCCTCGCGGCTTGGCAGCCCTTTGTACGCCCCATTGTAGCACGTGTGCAGCCCTAGGCATAAAGGCCATGATGACTTGACGTCGTCCCCGCCTTCCTCCGGCTTGACGCCGGCGGTCTCTTCAGAGTCCCCAACTGAATGCTGGCAACTGAAGACAAGGGTTTCGCTCGTTCAGCGACTTAACGCGACACCTCACGGCACGAGCTGACGACAGCCATGCAGCACCTGTGCACGTTCCACCCGAAGGCGTTACTTCCCTTTCAGGAAGCTAATCCGTGCATGTCAAACCTAGGATAAGGTTCTTCGCGTTGCCTCAAATTAAGCCACATGCTCCACCGCTTGTGTGAGCCCCCGTCAATTCCTTTGAGTTTCAG contains:
- the smc gene encoding chromosome segregation protein SMC; this encodes MLETLDLHGFKSFADRTVFRFAPGLTAVVGPNGSGKSNVVDALKWILGDQSPKSLRGKDMTDVIFNGSGGRKPANLCEAVLTFDNASGFLPDMGKQVAIGRRLWRNGDSEYLVDGQVARLKDVREIFSGTGAGASAYAIIEQGRVDQLLQANAVGRRAVFEEAAGVGRYKLKRIDAERKLERVEQNLARLTDIVDEVEAQLHATRTQAAKAAKFREISEELRHWWHGFAADEYRDGTRRVAELREKLAVDRARQSEVQQRQQELEDRLTALEEELAAADDDLRGVERQRSVFETQFAEAATTVAQLTERAADAEQDLIRARGRVVTSSDSLREAETERAHNREVLENAREQFETLRSRTQAQEASLFNLDSELAELRETLHETQARRTQLGEQIAQDEADLRTSAQRRDDLDLAISQAEQRLAPMLEQLEHAKNEAKTFSADVAECELRCEAAKAAIEEAIDAKASVAERRSRLKNEIAELRERRGAAAARLNVLEDFEQRGEGLGIGVREILNRARSIDDAPWNRIHGTVAELIDVGLDDAPLAEVALGSRAQLIVIDGFSDLAEYLHRRSSRIAGRVGFLSQQPSAYDDSGLSGARYIEAHPVGTAGASSPPGRDGDLAGLPGVVRRADTLIRVTPRFEGLAERLLGDTWVVESLNSAFALSAGYGRGMRFVTLQGELLESDGSLIVGTLRGEVAIVSRRAELLELRRKIAQYDRELRRTEAELTRQSDALRQADRHASEVEIELRTFETQLAEAKRSAVESDRKRTEVEAAAVEAETELERLAQNRNQASATISRAESSIEQCRAQLAAALELHRSSDAQIAQKTDEVERLREQQKGELLTLAKAEERLASLNEGVQRVDRDVAAQRDRLNSGEERLVEATSRISQLQLAILNAGTKKSDALAKREQLDASVREQFVARDRLKARRAEIAKDESKLRAERREQGDRIHETELKVREIEQSLSTMGERIREEYGVELEELAESDESAVKLLLKERQPEPDHASELDESSELDTIESPDSEVDETSEANASEAEEAIDDGDSLTLEEVREELDARVQRLRRKLKTLGSVNADSLADLDELQERYDRLSAQLQDLTEAKRALEDVIRRINKETKRLFSETFDSIRGHFQVLFRQLFGGGEGDIVLEDVTDMLECGIEIVARPPGKELRSLSLLSGGEKTMTCVALLLAIFKSKPSPFCILDEVDAALDEANITRFVRVLKEFKKDTQFIMITHRKPSMCEADVLYGVTMEEAGVSKRMSVHFEDVAEDGSFHTSKKAA
- a CDS encoding flagellar basal body P-ring protein FlgI, which encodes MRVLRLCSSIRFAIGLPLVLVTGCTTIGLSALEWATPPKPSELPWMKPAAEPVSAEEILGEVDTATDTPLIGEYTSIAGLSPVFVAGVGLVVNLDGTGDDPPPSRLRTALMTEMKRREIESPNRILRSPNTALVVVSGFLPPLIRKGENFDIEVRLPPNSSARSLAGGTLLVSHLYEAQKTQEGRTGKGHEMALATGPVLISTGVGGDDIDLAGVLRRGRIVGGGTSKIDRALSVFLRNEYRTFRNSQRVAHRIGKRFHAPDEHGLKKPLAEAKTDQRVQVALHPLYERNYARFLQVIRAIAFKESTIARRVRLRKLDEMMQVSETSAEASLQLEAIGEEAIPILLDALDHESLEVRFYAASALVYLENSEGLKTLAEAARSEPAFRIFALTALSVSKEAEASMLLRDLLSESSAETRYGAFRALTAINADDPLVRGEPMFGGRKPDLGEEPSYRLHVLPVDGPSLIHLTHRTRAEVVLFGADQQMKLPLALRAGNHIIVSAPPGSSQVSVSRFQVGRPDQKEIVSANVADIIRACDSLGASYPDIAALLAQADRQGNLPGAIAVDELPKAGRLYYRSGGGEFIGGPRQTRVGSEGTSPNLFPVDGEASEQTDEIDDAAEEMFLDLGETRDGKPDADDDRNDDRVDDRPDDIDAADDEAESSSPEANDRVAEVLDEYVSGNSNTSKASDIPETDDEGESSGDYPDAPSQSSSFRLPSFSLPSLPRIPGLGGGGVPTQSEPELPPQDESE